The following are from one region of the Patescibacteria group bacterium genome:
- a CDS encoding PIN domain-containing protein, producing MEHSVLVDSDFWIALYSKSDTNHNRAENIIASLANDSVLHVFLSSFVYAETVTILSQRVSRETARYFMDDIGEQGATLLYINEDVFSIAQHLFKKQRSKNTSFVDVVNISLLQSYSFSGILSFDRDYKRNGIHVMT from the coding sequence ATGGAGCATAGCGTTCTTGTTGATTCTGATTTCTGGATAGCATTGTACAGCAAGAGCGATACCAATCACAATCGTGCAGAAAACATTATAGCTTCATTAGCGAACGATTCCGTACTTCATGTTTTTCTTTCATCGTTTGTCTATGCCGAAACGGTAACGATTCTTTCCCAACGAGTATCGAGAGAAACTGCGCGTTATTTCATGGATGATATTGGTGAACAGGGCGCAACTCTTTTGTATATTAATGAAGATGTCTTTTCTATTGCACAACACCTGTTCAAAAAGCAGCGTTCAAAAAATACAAGTTTCGTGGATGTTGTTAATATTTCCTTACTGCAGTCATATTCTTTTTCCGGCATCTTGAGTTTTGATCGGGATTATAAACGGAATGGCATTCATGTAATGACGTAA
- a CDS encoding ribbon-helix-helix domain-containing protein codes for MRKVLTISLPTQTIKTVNTLVSSGGYASTSELFRELIRAREAQEKKKKSFNVPGFLRAVKTHAKKGAHKDLSSRHDHYLYGA; via the coding sequence ATGCGGAAAGTTCTTACTATTTCCCTGCCTACTCAAACGATCAAGACTGTCAATACTCTGGTATCTAGCGGAGGATATGCCAGTACGAGTGAGCTTTTTCGAGAGTTGATTCGTGCAAGAGAAGCTCAGGAGAAAAAAAAGAAATCGTTTAATGTTCCCGGTTTTTTGCGTGCCGTAAAAACTCATGCGAAAAAGGGAGCGCATAAAGATCTCTCTTCTCGGCATGATCACTATCTCTATGGAGCATAG